A stretch of the Teredinibacter haidensis genome encodes the following:
- a CDS encoding sodium:solute symporter family protein, which yields MHLTLLDLSIIGLYLASTIVIGLVLKRQASKNLDSYFLGGKTLPWYMLSLSNASGMFDISGTILLVTWLFVYGLKSIWIPWAWPVFNQVFLMVFLSLWLRRSNVLTGAEWIRTRFGDDLGGRLSHGVIVVFALIGVIGFLVYGFVGIGKFMEIFIPWEVIAPYVPFDVAPERVPQLYGIVFTSIATFYVMLGGMLSIVWADLLQFTIMTVSAVVIAVIAMTQVSPEALQAALPSGWANPFFSWNLDMDWGSKIPQVLAKIESDGFGLFGALVMMYFFKGILISAAGPAPNYDMQKILATKSPREAAKMSGFVSVVLMPIRYLMVAGFAVLALVFYKELDLTVAGNASALDFENILPAAIKQFVPVGFLGLILAGLLAAFMSTFASTVNSAPAYLVNDIYKRYINPEAPAKRLVRMSYVVSIAVVALSTVIGFYVTQVNSIMQWIVSGLYGGYTVSNVLKWYWWRFNGMGYFWGMISGILAAFIMPVVVGVMFPNISPAIAPLYSFPLIIVVSGISAVLGSIYTEQESPERLKDFYLKVRPWGFWGPVHDLVEAEHPGFTANPNFKRDMGNIALGIVLQTSLVALPIFFVIKDFSGTAITAVIAGVTSLILWKTWFNKLCDWPEEEISQESGN from the coding sequence ATGCATTTAACATTACTGGATCTTTCCATTATCGGCCTGTATCTGGCCAGTACCATCGTCATTGGCCTGGTTCTAAAAAGACAGGCATCCAAAAATCTCGACTCATACTTCCTCGGGGGTAAAACCCTCCCCTGGTACATGCTCAGCCTCTCCAACGCATCTGGCATGTTCGATATCTCCGGCACCATCCTGTTGGTGACCTGGCTATTCGTTTACGGTTTAAAAAGTATCTGGATTCCCTGGGCATGGCCTGTCTTTAACCAGGTTTTCTTGATGGTTTTTCTATCTCTGTGGTTGCGTCGCTCCAACGTGCTAACCGGCGCAGAGTGGATTCGCACCCGTTTTGGGGACGACCTGGGTGGCCGACTCTCCCACGGCGTTATCGTTGTCTTTGCGTTGATTGGCGTTATTGGCTTCCTGGTATACGGCTTCGTGGGCATCGGTAAATTTATGGAAATCTTCATTCCCTGGGAAGTCATAGCGCCCTACGTTCCTTTCGATGTTGCTCCCGAACGAGTCCCTCAGCTATACGGTATCGTCTTTACCTCTATCGCTACTTTTTACGTAATGCTGGGCGGCATGCTCAGTATTGTATGGGCTGACTTACTGCAGTTCACCATTATGACGGTTTCCGCTGTTGTGATTGCCGTTATCGCCATGACTCAAGTATCTCCAGAAGCCCTGCAGGCAGCGCTACCAAGCGGCTGGGCCAACCCGTTCTTCAGCTGGAATCTTGACATGGACTGGGGTAGTAAAATTCCTCAGGTGTTAGCAAAAATCGAATCTGACGGTTTCGGCTTGTTTGGTGCCCTAGTTATGATGTATTTCTTTAAAGGAATACTAATCAGTGCCGCCGGACCGGCCCCTAACTATGATATGCAGAAAATCCTTGCCACCAAATCGCCAAGAGAAGCGGCCAAGATGAGCGGTTTTGTTTCCGTTGTACTGATGCCTATTCGCTATCTGATGGTTGCTGGCTTCGCAGTACTCGCCCTGGTCTTCTATAAAGAACTGGATTTGACCGTGGCCGGTAACGCATCAGCACTGGACTTCGAAAATATTCTGCCCGCTGCAATTAAGCAATTTGTTCCTGTCGGCTTCCTTGGATTGATACTCGCTGGCCTGCTGGCCGCCTTTATGTCAACATTTGCCTCAACGGTTAACTCCGCGCCGGCCTATCTTGTCAACGACATTTACAAGCGTTATATCAACCCGGAAGCACCTGCAAAACGTCTGGTTCGCATGAGTTATGTCGTCTCTATTGCCGTTGTAGCCCTCAGTACAGTTATTGGGTTTTATGTAACTCAGGTTAACTCCATCATGCAATGGATCGTTTCTGGCCTGTACGGCGGCTACACCGTTTCCAATGTACTTAAGTGGTACTGGTGGCGATTTAACGGTATGGGTTATTTTTGGGGTATGATTTCAGGCATACTTGCGGCGTTTATAATGCCGGTAGTTGTTGGCGTCATGTTCCCGAATATTTCTCCAGCCATTGCGCCTTTATACTCGTTCCCGCTGATTATTGTGGTTTCGGGTATTTCCGCAGTGCTAGGTAGTATTTATACAGAACAAGAGAGCCCAGAACGTTTGAAAGATTTTTACTTAAAAGTTCGCCCATGGGGCTTCTGGGGTCCTGTACACGACCTCGTTGAAGCAGAACACCCAGGTTTCACCGCGAATCCAAACTTCAAGCGTGACATGGGCAATATCGCCTTGGGTATCGTTTTACAGACGTCGCTGGTAGCGTTACCCATATTTTTTGTCATCAAAGATTTCTCTGGCACAGCCATTACAGCGGTTATTGCAGGAGTTACCTCGTTGATCCTATGGAAAACTTGGTTCAACAAACTGTGTGATTGGCCAGAAGAAGAAATTAGCCAAGAAAGCGGCAATTAA